A single Anopheles funestus chromosome 2RL, idAnoFuneDA-416_04, whole genome shotgun sequence DNA region contains:
- the LOC125764420 gene encoding uncharacterized protein LOC125764420, protein MASEINTPVPMDAHGTAKGTNSSTDQDRDHPRTDDTCQEKFHKVLNAFLNRGFKINNDVYLEMIISHLSGKYCEEHRKLVKSPEVFQWLETMLQQWESDRPPATDIGAFTLQLLGMIVENEWDFSRIQNGSRMLDRFQECIQRNGKMQNPSIKLGHVLVLKAISRHAMGMAWIKQSGSWRICLDYYNGYQTIYITRETSLFIYEVLERFCAMGDYEQVKEIVRTILSPLIDCVWKSPEQDDAVLVNDYNSQKIISPLLNLMQTLFRKIIESKQRTRVAYFILYTYKFERNLWKFTDTMHDHTYLAKIWQTHIFANCARLCTMEIPPEDTFAVDLTFDRYTINFLNYVNFSIRRGNVQNVMLMAETHHALWRILGDRAPEEVVLKNQSIRFGDQILLLQLFPVVYEMQCFATKDLPDYIEKFCTQLYDIACEFTIRLIYACRDIFQAYNLNVTELACKSIQGIVTTHKLPRPRAVIAFQAFVYLLKEFLPDMCCSVEGERRVFGKADLMLSKPNLLSAIINGLMSLIENFKITWKECIESTAIVNFMLNLLANPNLPPRLVVLALKLTQTSIEHFLAPNLALLMDNISGSGLEHVGHIIYKRLHDLSWEARDSALELLASIVTISEIKFPAFQKHILDCDIIPVVEAAAKNDTEAYVRASALRCLTLMVKIRLLWDHSLSKLSLMNHLIDVIDNESEGVVRREAVNTVREIYANHKIQPQCLDSVFSVLAHAAANDLYWEVKINALQFWRLVMCRQFQHQGMIDGTFPAVTFSKEHKKIVTLTDREIQTRLMKVLNELSLRGCLGVVLACLGDDCDLGVVKETIAIINKLMSHLNKYNFLDYYHVLSGTGSSTNSSGTKGESSATVSSPNSTMQGLAVSPTSQHAPFTSGRLSVIDTNYSEVKPPERSSMEMNASQNPIQPPFEQGTGVTSMGKQSSSGTGVIPPRQQRRNDADYNSGNVACSGANADEIIDSIVNLNDMNLLSVTYNPHMTTVATAYGRQTGDDCGCDETLRHADLFRQYASVSAVEFLTRVQTLDLSSIVASRQQWLENTESFGSLLDDVLFSYYAAEVNDADCY, encoded by the exons ATGGCTTCTGAAATCAATACACCAGTACCAATGGATGCGCACGGTACGGCAAAGGGAACAAACAGTTCCACGGATCAAGATCGCGATCACCCTCGAACGGATGATACGTGCCAGGAAAAGTTTCACAAGGTGTTAAACGCGTTTCTCAACCGAGGCTTTAAGATCAACAATGATGTCTATCTGGAAATGATTATCAGTCACCTGTCCGGCAAGTATTGTGAGG AACATCGCAAGCTGGTGAAATCTCCGGAAGTTTTCCAATGGCTAGAAACAATGCTGCAGCAGTGGGAAAGTGATCGTCCACCAGCTACAGATATTGGCGCCTTCACACTTCAGCTGCTGGGAATGATCGTGGAGAATGAGTGGGATTTTTCACGCATTCAAAACGGCAGCCGTATGTTGGATCGTTTCCAGGAGTGTATTCAGCGTAACGGAAAGATGCAAAATCCTTCCATCAAACTTGGCCATGTGCTGGTGCTGAAAGCCATCTCTCGTCATGCCATGGGGATGGCTTGGATAAAGCAGTCCGGTTCTTGGCGGATCTGTCTAGATTACTACAATGGGTATCAGACGATCTACATAACACGCGAAACATCACTGTTTATTTACGAAGTCTTGGAACGCTTTTGTGCAATGGGGGATTATGAGCAGGTAAAGGAAATCGTTCGTACCATCTTATCGCCACTGATAGATTGTGTGTGGAAAAGCCCCGAACAAGACGATGCAGTACTAGTGAACGATTATAATTcgcaaaaaattatttccccaCTGCTGAACTTAATGCAAACGCTGTTTCGGAAAATTATCGAGTCGAAACAACGTACACGGGTGGCGTACTTCATTCTTTACACGTACAAATTCGAGCGAAATCTCTGGAAATTTACTGACACCATGCATGACCACACGTACTTGGCCAAAATTTGGCAAACGCACATTTTTGCCAACTGTGCCCGGTTGTGCACGATGGAAATTCCGCCAGAGGATACGTTCGCCGTAGATCTGACCTTCGATCGATACACCATAAACTTTCTGAACTACGTCAACTTTTCCATCAGACGCGGTAACGTCCAGAACGTGATGCTGATGGCCGAAACACATCACGCTTTATGGCGCATTCTTGGTGATCGTGCTCCGGAGGAGGTGGTGTTGAAGAATCAAAGCATTCGTTTCGGTGATCAAATATTGCTGCTGCAGCTCTTTCCCGTCGTGTATGAAATGCAATGCTTTGCCACGAAAGATTTGCCGGATTACATTGAAAAGTTTTGCACACAGCTTTACGACATCGCTTGCGAGTTTACTATCCGGCTAATTTACGCTTGCCGGGACATTTTCCAGGCATACAACTTGAATGTGACCGAGCTGGCGTGCAAATCCATTCAAGGTATTGTGACTACTCACAAGCTACCGCGCCCAAGGGCGGTTATTGCGTTTCAAGCATTCGTATACTTGCTGAAAGAGTTCCTTCCCGATATGTGTTGCTCGGTCGAGGGAGAACGAAGGGTCTTCGGTAAGGCAGATCTAATGCTGAGCAAGCCCAATCTCCTATCGGCGATAATTAATGGACTAATGTCGTTGatcgaaaattttaaaatcacttGGAAAGAGTGCATCGAATCAACGGCGATCGTCAATTTTATGCTGAACTTGCTTGCCAATCCCAATCTTCCTCCCAGG TTGGTTGTACTTGCGCTGAAGCTCACGCAAACCTCTATCGAACACTTTTTGGCACCGAATCTTGCTCTGCTGATGGATAACATTTCCGGCTCGGGACTAGAACACGTCGGTCACATAATATACAAACGGCTGCACGATCTTAGCTGGGAGGCGAGAGATTCGGCCCTTGAGCTGCTTGCATCGATCGTCACTATTTCGGAAATCA AATTTCCCGCTTTTCAAAAGCACATTCTCGATTGTGATATCATCCCGGTGGTGGAAGCTGCGGCCAAGAACGACACCGAAGCGTATGTCCGTGCTTCGGCCCTTCGCTGTCTGACACTTATGGTAAAGATTCGTTTGCTGTGGGACCATTCCCTATCGAAACTGTCTTTAATG AATCACCTGATCGATGTGATCGACAATGAAAGTGAAGGTGTGGTTCGCCGTGAAGCAGTGAATACGGTGAGGGAAATTTATGCTAACCACAAAATCCAACCACAATGCTTGGATAGTGTATTTTCGGTGCTGGCACATGCGGCCGCGAACGATCTGTACTGGGAAGTAAAGATCAATGCGCTTCAGTTTTGGCGCCTTGTTATGTGTCGACAATTTCAGCATCAAGGCATGATCGACGGTACCTTTCCGGCCGTAACCTTCTCGAAGGAGCATAAGAAAATCGTTACACTTACCGATCGCGAAATTCAAACACGCCTCATGAAGGTACTTAATGAGCTTTCATTGCGAGGGTGCCTTGGTGTAGTGCTCGCCTGCCTTGGAGACGATTGCGATCTTGGAGTGGTCAAGGAAACGATAGCAATCATAAACAAATTGATGTCACACTTGAACAAGTATAACTTCCTGGACTACTACCACGTTCTATCGGGAACCGGATCTTCTACGAATTCGTCGGGTACGAAAGGTGAATCTTCGGCAACTGTTTCTTCGCCAAATTCCACGATGCAAGGTTTGGCTGTCAGTCCCACTTCACAACACGCCCCCTTTACGTCCGGGAGACTATCTGTTATCGATACAAACTACTCGGAAGTAAAACCTCCTGAACGATCGTCAATGGAAATGAATGCGTCACAAAATCCGATCCAACCTCCGTTTGAACAGGGTACGGGGGTAACATCCATGGGGAAACAAAGCTCTAGCGGGACAGGTGTAATACCTCCTAGACAACAGCGTAGAAATGATGCGGATTACAATAGTGGTAACGTTGCTTGTAGCGGCGCCAATGCGGATGAAATAATTGATTCTATCGTAAACCTTAACGATATGAATTTATTGTCGGTGACTTACAACCCACACATGACGACCGTAGCGACAGCATACGGTCGCCAAACGGGGGACGATTGTGGTTGCGATGAAACACTTCGGCATGCCGACCTTTTCCGACAGTATGCTTCGGTTAGTGCGGTCGAGTTTTTGACTCGCGTACAAACCCTTGATCTGTCTTCGATCGTGGCAAGTCGACAGCAATGGCTGGAGAATACGGAAAGTTTCGGATCCCTTTTGgacgatgttttgttttcgtattaCGCGGCCGAAGTTAATGATGCGGACTGTTACTAA